From Heteronotia binoei isolate CCM8104 ecotype False Entrance Well chromosome 3, APGP_CSIRO_Hbin_v1, whole genome shotgun sequence, a single genomic window includes:
- the COL8A1 gene encoding collagen alpha-1(VIII) chain yields the protein MAVLLAPTWLLVMVITIYIGLLRSTQAGAYYGIKQMPPQVPQYQALGQQGQQVPHMPVGKDGIPLQRMGKEVPPPMPYGKEYVPQFLKEIPPLPMLGKERISKKQKEIPMVGLRGERGPPGEPGPRGPTGPPGIPGHGVPGAKGKPGPQGYPGIGKSGMPGMPGKPGPMGPSGSRGEMGPKGEIGSMGIPGPQGPPGPHGLPGIGKPGDRGLPGQPGPKGEPGMKGQPGIQGPAGPKGDKGIGIPGLPGLKGPPGLPGPPGPVGLPGIGKPGLTGFPGPQGPAGKPGLPGKPGPQGLTGPPGIQGPPGLPGAGKPGQDGIPGQPGFPGGKGEQGLPGLPGPPGIPGVGKPGFPGPKGDRGMGGVPGPLGPKGEKGHMGPPGMGGPPGEPGQPGLPGLMGPPGAMGFPGPKGESGVLGPPGPLGPKGELGLQGFPGKPGFPGEVGPPGLRGLPGPMGPKGEAGHKGLPGLPGAQGPMGPKGEPGIPGAQGHKGPSGIPGIAGPSGPIGPPGLPGPKGERGMQGPPGFPGMGKPGIAGVQGPPGKPGMIGLPGQPGLQGPPGPPGPPGPPVIVQPTPPAIGQYLPEMGPGIDGVKTPHGYMGKKGKNGGAAYEMPAFTAELTTPFPRVGVPVMFDKLLYNGRQNYNPQTGIFTCEIPGIYYFAYHIHCKGGNVWVALFKNNDPLMYTYDEYKKGFLDQASGSAVVQLMQGDRVYIQMPSEQAAGLYAGQYVHSSFSGYLLYPM from the exons ATGGCTGTGCTGCTAGCACCAACTTGGCTATTGGTGATGGTTATAACCATTTACATTGGTCTACTAAGATCAACTCAAGCTGGTGCTTATTATGGGATCAAGCAGATGCCTCCCCAAGTCCCACAGTACCAAGCCCTTGGCCAACAAGGACAACAAGTACCTCACATGCCAGTGGGCAAAGATGGCATTCCACTGCAGCGCATGGGCAAGGAGGTACCACCACCCATGCCATATGGGAAAGAATATGTCCCTCAGTTTTTGAAAGAAATCCCACCACTACCTATGCTTGGCAAGGAGAGGATTTCAAAGAAACAGAAAG AAATCCCAATGGTTGGTTTGAGAGGTGAGCGTGGTCCTCCTGGGGAGCCTGGACCAAGAGGGCCTACTGGACCTCCAGGGATACCAGGACATGGCGTGCCAGGAGCCAAAGGAAAACCAGGTCCACAAGGATATCCAGGGATTGGAAAATCAGGAATGCCTGGAATGCCAGGAAAGCCAGGACCAATGGGGCCTTCTGGATCAAGAGGCGAGATGGGACCAAAAGGAGAGATTGGATCTATGGGTATTCCAGGACCCCAAGGTCCACCAGGACCCCATGGACTACCTGGAATAGGAAAACCAGGTGATCGGGGTTTGCCAGGGCAACCAGGACCAAAGGGTGAGCCCGGAATGAAAGGACAGCCTGGAATACAAGGTCCCGCTGGTCCAAAAGGAGATAAAGGCATTGGGATTCCAGGTCTGCCTGGGTTAAAAGGTCCACCCGGTTTGCCCGGTCCTCCAGGTCCTGTTGGACTTCCAGGAATAGGTAAGCCAGGATTGACTGGTTTTCCAGGCCCACAGGGACCTGCAGGAAAACCAGGGCTTCCAGGGAAGCCAGGACCTCAAGGGTTAACTGGACCCCCTGGAATTCAAGGTCCTCCTGGCCTTCCAGGTGCAGGAAAGCCAGGCCAAGATGGAATCCCTGGTCAACCAGGGTTTCCTGGTGGGAAAGGTGAGCAAGGTTTACCAGGTTTACCAGGACCTCCTGGAATACCTGGGGTTGGGAAACCAGGTTTCCCTGGACCTaaaggtgaccgtggcatgggtGGTGTTCCAGGGCCACTTGGACCTAAGGGTGAAAAGGGGCACATGGGGCCACCTGGTATGGGTGGGCCACCAGGAGAACCGGGccaaccagggttgccaggccttaTGGGTCCTCCAGGTGCTATGGGGTTCCCAGGCCCTAAAGGAGAATCTGGAGTTCTTGGACCTCCAGGGCCACTTGGTCCAAAAGGTGAACTTGGCTTACAGGGTTTCCCAGGGAAACCTGGCTTCCCTGGGGAAGTGGGACCTCCAGGTCTAAGAGGTTTACCAGGCCCAATGGGACCAAAAGGAGAAGCTGGTCACAAAGGCTTGCCTGGTCTGCCTGGTGCTCAGGGACCTATGGGGCCCAAAGGAGAACCTGGAATCCCAGGAGCTCAAGGACATAAAGGCCCTTCTGGAATCCCAGGCATAGCGGGACCAAGTGGCCCAATTGGACCTCCTGGACTTCCTGGGCCTAAAGGGGAACGAGGCATGCAAGGTCCCCCAGGCTTTCCAGGAATGGGGAAGCCTGGTATTGCAGGGGTACAGGGGCCACCTGGAAAACCTGGAATGATTGGTTTACCTGGCCAGCCTGGCCTCCAGGGACCTCCAGGACCTCCTGGTCCCCCTGGTCCCCCAGTAATAGTCCAACCCACACCACCAGCAATTGGACAATATTTGCCTGAGATGGGTCCAGGCATCGATGGAGTAAAGACTCCACATGGCTACATGGGGAAGAAAGGCAAAAATGGTGGTGCAGCTTATGAGATGCCAGCATTCACAGCTGAGCTCACCACTCCTTTCCCACGAGTTGGGGTGCCTGTGATGTTTGACAAGCTCCTCTATAATGGCAGGCAGAATTATAATCCACAGACTGGCATCTTCACCTGTGAAATCCCTGGGATTTACTACTTCGCCTACCACATTCACTGTAAAGGAGGGAATGTCTGGGTGGCTTTGTTCAAAAACAATGATCCATTGATGTACACCTACGATGAATACAAGAAAGGCTTCCTGGACCAAGCTTCAGGGAGTGCCGTCGTTCAGCTGATGCAGGGTGACAGAGTGTATATCCAGATGCCATCTGAACAAGCAGCAGGACTCTATGCTGGGCAATACGTCCATTCATCTTTTTCAGGATATTTGTTGTATCCCATGTAA